The genomic stretch TCTCTCTCCTTCAGCACCTCAAACGCCCTTTCCCTTCCTCGCAGTGCTTTCTCCATTTCTTCCCGCCTATTTATTAAGCCAGTCTCAAAATTACATCTCTCTGATTCAAAGTCTTGAACCATTTGAATGTGCACATTTTCATCCTTTTCAGATAAAACCAATTGTTCATGCCTCTTTCTGGCTTCAAACGATTCTTTCTCTAGTCTAATAGCCTCCAACTCTCTCTGAGCATACTCCTGCATgtcattttcctcttttttcagCCTTTCCCCTCCAGCATACTTCATCTTttctagtctctctctctcttcaacaaTGTCCTTCTGCTCCTTGTTAATTTGAGCTCTTTTCTCTTCCAGCACTTCCCTCTCCTTCTCAGACCTCTCCCTTTCCTGTTCCAACTCTTCAGCTTCTTTCAAAAGAAACTCTGCCCGGTGCCGGCACTTCTCTAGTTCCTGTTTCAGTTCAGCCTGCAAGCGAAGGTATTCTAACCTCTcgttattagttattttaatgCTTTCACTCTCTTCCCCAATCTGCAACTCCTGCTGAGCAATCTCGGCCCTCAGCTTCTCGCAGTCATCCTCGAGGAGTTGCACACTTACTTCATCAGAAAGCAATTGCTTCTTCTGCAGCTCCAACTGTTTCTGCTCAGCCTTCATAGACTTATCTTTCTCCTTTACAACCTTCAATTTTGCATCAAGGTCCTTCTCTTTATCCTTCATCCTATCAGACTTCCTATCCAAAGCTAGCTCTCGCTTTCCCAACTTTTCTTCTCTGTGAAAGATTTCTGTTTCCAGCAGCCTCACTCCATCAGCCTTGCTTCTCAATTCTTCTTCAAGATTCTTCCTTTTCTCTGTCAATTCGAAGTCAGCCTCCTGAATTTTAGCATCAAGAATGGTCCTATGCTCATCAAGGAGCTCTTGGACTTCCACCTGTAGAAATTCCCAGAAACATAGATTATCAGCTAACATTTCatttaactaaaattatatcaacATTGTTGCTTTAAGGATAAAATGCCGCCAAAAGATGTCTGCTAgctatttaaaataacattaattaataaaataatcatgcAGTGATACATGGGGCATGAGTACCTTTCCATCAAAGATATTTAAACATATGTATTGAAAGAGTACTCGAGAAAGAATCTAGTACTTGAAATTATAACTGTAACTAAAAACTACTCATTTCTCACTGCAGGAAAAAGGTTGCAACTTGTATTGTAAAAAGTGTCAAGTGGTAACTATTTTGGGATTTAACACACAATTCAAACACAGATTTCTTACCAGACAATTTTTATTGTTCAAGATTAGGCCCAGACCTTAAGGATTTAAGTTTCCAGTATTTTAATTGTAACAGTTCACATGAATGAAAACATGAGTAAAAATCCAATGTTGAGGAGTCTTCACAAGAAACAAACGACGGAGACCTCTCTTCGAATCTTTTCCCCACATagcataattaaatttcattgattTAAGAAAAGCaccaaaatctataaaaaagtGTAGTGTGCatacttgaaattaaaagataaagaaacaaCTCTAGATGTACAACGTACATAAACAACTGAATGCGATACACAAAATCTAACTTCTAAAACAGTCATACAATTTCCCTGTCAAATAAAAGGTTCACATCTTCAAGTTTGCAAAAGAACATCTTGCATGTAAAAGGAATCTCAAGACTCCATTGATCGAAAGTTGGTGCTTACTATTTTCACTTTAAGGAAAAAGAACGGGTAGGAGCTTGACACTGATCTAATTTAGAAGATATAGTTCATTGCTCATACTCAGAAAAACAAGATGCCTTTTCATGGTTCTCATAATACCTGCTTAAAAGGCATTGGATTCTCTGTATATCCTATCTTACTCAATAGTTATAAATCAGGTTTTGCAACTCACTCTTTCTCTAGCACTGAGCTTGTCTTCCAAAGCAAGCAATTCCTTCTCTTTAATCTCTAGGGTGCTTCTCAGAGAGTCAGCTTCCTGGAACAAATAATAGAATATACAAATTATGCAGAAATTCATTGGCAATCAACTTAGATAAAAAGCTGTTAAGAATCACCTTCTCTTTTATAACCAAGCCCAACAACCGATTATTTACATCAACTTCCCTCTCCTTCAACTTAGCAAATGATATATCAATCTTCTTTTCTGCCTCTTCAAGATCCCTCTCCTTCTTCTTAAGAACCCTCTCATCTTCACTTGCCTTTTCCTCTCTCTGGTTAAGGGTCCTCCGGAGCTCACATAAGCTCTCTTCCCCTTGACGTAGTTTCTTCTCCCATTCTTGCAAGTCTTCTCTCTGTTTATAGAAAGTTGCCTTGTGTGCTTCTCGTCTAAAGAAAATCAATGAGATAAGCACTAAAAGTCACATATCATCCTTAATATATACAAAAGAGAGAAGTGAAGTGAAGTTCAGTATAGAATACTCTGTATTAAAGGAGAGGCGCTCCCTCTGAAGCAAGTTTTCACGAGCTTCTAGCTGATTTAATTTCATATCCAGCTCTGAGCTTTTCATGTTAACTTCAGCAAGCTTGGATTCAGCAACGCGCATCTTTTCTTCTACCTCCAGAGATTTCTCCTCATTTCCAGCAGCCAAAGCTTTTGCGTCAGCCAACTTTGAGTCAGAAACTTTCTTGATTAGAACATGCTCCTCTTGCAAGTCGTGCAAAGCCTTTTTAAGCTGTAATAAATAGAGGTGTAATCAATGAGtatcaacaaaaaattttcCATAAAGAGATCCGATAAAAACTGAAGTAACTAGAAAGTTTACAGTGAGGAACCATACCAGATACCAagaaatattccaaaaaaaatccatcataaCCAAACAAGCTTAAAGATTGTCCATGCCtcttttaacattatatttaaCTCAACacggaaaaaaaagataaattatagaGAAGCAATGCTTGTGTGACTTTCAGCCATTTGATTTAAGGTTCTCTTGGATATCAGTGGTGCATCACCACCAGATTCAATAGTAATTGAAGAGACAGATTGCAAAGTTACAggctttaaatatattttctgacAACTACAGCACAATCTCGCTGTGCATAACAAAGGTCTATTGGATCACATATATGAATCCAAAGGACATCCAAGCACCAAAAGAATGAATAGTAGGCTACATcagtaagaaaaaaacaatatgacaAGCAAAAACCATGAGGTTGCTTCAAAAAAAGATATGTGATTTTTATGCAAACAAGTGGCATCTTTTCgataaaaacttcaaaaaaagtGAATGAAAAAGGAGATGCCTGCAAATCAAATGTATTAATCCAAGTTTAAAACCTATGAATAGGCCCATGAACATGAGTGCGCAGCATATGCAAAATCAGGTTGCTTCTAACTACCAACATGGACCATTAAGACATAGCAATGGTGTACAAAATTTCCCTCCCTTCCACATATCTTGCTCCATAACTTTTGCATGACCCAAACaggttataaatttattagcatttttcattcaattttcatCTTCTCTCTGCAAGTCAAACAGAGCATAAAAAGAAGCAAACAGTATATTAATATGAAGATTCAAACGAGACCAATGGCAAGAAACAACATACTTCACCCACACACTGCTTCTCAACACTCAATGCTTTTCTTAAGTTTTCCTCTCGTTTCTCAACTTCAGATAAAGCAATTAAGTGTGCTGCCTGTTCACGTTTGAGAATTTCTTCAGTTTCTTCCCATGCTTGCCTTAGTTCTTCATACTTTGAAGTCCACTCTTTTTTCTCAATAAGGAGGAGGCCCATGTTATATTGGTAATCAAAAAGCTGCACCACAAAAAAAGTAAGGAaagacaatcaaaataatggtaCAGCTTTCTTAAATTTAGATTCTGGATTTTTCACCAGTAATTTTGTAATATATgataggaaagaaaaaagaattgcataacataagaaattaaaaattaaaacttttcaaACAAATTTAGTTACAGTTGCTCCATTCTATTTCCTTTAAAGTATTGTAGTAATCCAAAAGAGGGAATGAGAATACATTGGCATCTTTCTCAGAATAATGAAAACAGAAAATGTGAAAGTTCAGTGAAGTATTTCAAAAGGTGGAAGAATGAGCAGGAAAATCTTCACCATTCACCAAGGGGGTGCACTGGTGCAAAACCAGTGACTCAATTAGCCCAATAGTGATCTTTAAATCGCATTCATATTCTTTGCAGTCCAGATCAATATTCACCCATCTTCAAATTCCTTGTCTTTCTAAACAACATATAAAAAGCGAGAAAAACCAACTTCAAATTACAAATGGTGGTAAAACCTATCAAATGGGAAAATTAAAATGGAGGCCTTTTGAAATACTAGATGAGATGCAGACAGCAAAAAATAGaggtaaaaaaaagttgaagactCGGACCTATAGACTAAAACTGATTGACATCAAAGGCACTATACCCCATTGGACCACTGTTAAACTAATGCACTGGTTTGGCTTATATATACAGAgtttatgataaataaaaagccCCCCCTCTGATAACACCTAATAGAATCTCATTCTTATGTCTAGCAAACTTAATTAATTGCTAGTTCAGTATCCTAAGAATTATAAGGATTGCTAAAATAAGCATAAAAAGTGTGCATTACAAGCATCAGATTTAAATGACTATTTTTAACACTTGATTTATGGACATTTACCCTAGTAAAAGTGGTGAACTCTGCCTTTTTCATGTGCCTATTTCATTCCAGCCTTTAGAGAAATAATGGAACACTCTCGGATTTAATGAAGCGGGTAATTCTTCAGAGAACATCACAAAAACATTATAATGCAAATTTATTCAAATTCAGTGgtgaatttgaattcaaaaaaaaaaacacaagtaattAGTCCCGagataaaattacaataaaaacatattaaaaacagTTTgtcaaaccctaaaaaccctacctttaatcaatttaatcctATAGAAAAATTCTtccaaacaaaaccaaaaaacaaaaaattaaaaaaaaaaatccccaaattcccaaaaaaaaaaacccacaaacaGAAAACCCTAACTAACCTCCTTTTCAAGCCTCGATGCCCTCTCTAAAAGCGCCTCACGGTCCCTTCTCTCCATAGCAGCCTCATCCAACAAACCCACCTCTCTAAACCTCCTCCAAGCCTCCACATCTTCCGTATCCAGCTCCCCTGCATTCCCACTCAGCGATCCCACCGGCGGTGGAGGCGGGAGCGCCCCGTCAATTAACACCACCGCCTTGCCCTTAGCCCCAATTCCAGTGCTAGTGGCCCCCGCATTGGCCCCGCCACTTCGGTGCATCTCACTCCGAGGAGTTAGCGTGATTGACGGCGACGGCCTCCTCTGTGGCGTAAACATCGAAAAGCTTGATTgctaaaacccaaaaaaaaagaaattagacCCAAGAAAGACGGGccaaattatggtttttctcCGTCTGAAGAAGAGTTAACGGATTCGAACTGGAAATGAGATCGTTAACGGAGTTAGTGGAACGGAAAACCTTCTTCTTGAAATCTGGAAGAGAATGTTAAGGGCGAAGTACACTCGATTTCGTTGATAATGTTATTTTCTGCTCTTCTTCTGTCGGGCTTTTGTATTGACAGTTTTGCCCTCGTAGTTTCTGGCGTGCTGCGTTTTTCAGGAAAGGGCAGTTGCGTCAACATCTGTTTTGCGGTccagaattatttttgaaaaaaaaattatatatatatatatatatatgtaatgtattagtattaaaaataaattttaaaaaataaaaaaatattattttaatatattttaaaataaaaataacacttttaaaattaactgTTATAACAAATGCAAATTACACTCTTGAAATCTACTTGgaattacttttcaaaagtatttttaaaaaaatttgaatttttttatttttattttgaattgatatatttataatgttttcaaattattttgatatgttgattttaaaaataatttttaaaaaataaaaaattattgttaatatatttttctaaataaaaattattttaaaaaataataccaaCCACTCACAAAACACACAAAATTACCGTTTGGAGCGGAGCGTGGTGTGCGGGGGTCCGCTTTGTTTCTATGATCATGTCCCCAGATTATGCCGTTTTAATCACTATTTGCTACTGCGCTAATTGACAGTCCCTTTTGGTGTCAAtgtccaattttttatttactagcTATTTGTTTCGCCgcgtcttgaaaaaaaaaattaataaaaaaagtaaatatacaagattttttttatttttttatataagaaaatctaaatataaattaaaaatttatacatgtgtctagttaaattaaaaaataataataaaaaaaaagattattgttttttttaccattttttttatttgtttttatttttaattttgtccctcaatattttatttatttttatccaaacttagtccttgtttttttaattattatttttataaattatcttgatttattttttttaaaaaaaaagttgtcccttgacatttatttcatttatttatatccAATTTTGGTTCATGTTcctttaattgctatttttttctttctttcttgtcttGTAAACTTATCCTGGGTAGCAAGCCAGTCAAGTTAAATcgagttattttatattttgtttcaatgttttttcaatatatattttttaatttcattcttcaatgttCGGCTATTAGATcttgagcttttttattttttttattactttcctTTTCAGGTAGTCATCCTAGGTTGTGAGTTAATTAAGTTAACTTGGtatgactcgagtttttttaaatattttattatttatttcattttgatcctttttttttctatgttgatttaaaaaaaaaaataacttttcaatcCCAATTTCATGTTACAGGTGGCAGGTTGGTGTTGTGAACTCAAGTTGACTtgggttttttcttcaatatttaactttaatttttttttaatttcatcatttgtggTTATGTTACTAGGCCTTTAGCTTTGTGGTTTTTTCCACTTTCTATTCTACAAGGTATCCTCTCTTTTGTGAGAGGACAGAGAAAGGATTTCCACATTCTgatgtccaaaaaaaaattcatcgtTGACAATGATttcatccataaaaaatattcatttttgtgTCGATGAATTCCATGTCATGATGGGAGTTTGacctatatgttttttttcactctCCTTTGATGAGGAGGTAAAtctatttgcatgaataattttGGCTTAGATTAATTTTGGTTTATTGATCTTTTTGTTGAGGTTTTGTGGTTATTAATAAGTTTATCAAGGTATTTAGAGTGTTTTATGGGTGTCTTGAGTAAAAAAATGGATTGAAAAACATGTCATCTactatctttatatatataaaaaaaaatgaggcagAAGACAGGTCATCTTCCatgttaagaaataaaaaaataagaaagccCAGGTGCTCGGgctgaactatttttttttaatgaacaagtTTTTGCGACTGGACTCCTTGTTTTGCaattatatatttggttaaaaaacaaataaacacaaatatttGAACCCAATTGAATCCATTATCTATATAGCACATTCAACGGGTTTATTCACAATTTCTAggttgttatttgttttttttttaaatgctttattTGTTccttaatttaagaaaaatacaatttcagTACCTGTTATCAATgacttattctttttatttaactcaAATCTAAAAGAATGCAATTTCATTTGTTGTTGTCAATTATCTACCTTTGCTATCTTGACCTTAAATgcctatcatttttttttttttatgctttaaaacACATGTTGTTTCATACAGAAAAATATCATATTCTTTATTGttgtaattgaataaaaaaaaaccgctatgagataaaaaaaaactattgaattTTATGATATGCATCATTTTTGTTGTGAGTTTACTTGGTTGATtcgagtttgtttttttaattgaatattattttttacatattctaTCTTTTAACACTAGGTTcttttaattaagattattaTCGTAATTTTTGCAAGTTAATCAAAGTGAATCGAATGTTTTTCCATCTTAATATTAGATTGCAATATTGTTCAGTTCAatgttaaaatctattttttctataaggTATATTATCAatgcttaggtttt from Populus alba chromosome 8, ASM523922v2, whole genome shotgun sequence encodes the following:
- the LOC118039979 gene encoding nuclear matrix constituent protein 1, whose protein sequence is MFTPQRRPSPSITLTPRSEMHRSGGANAGATSTGIGAKGKAVVLIDGALPPPPPVGSLSGNAGELDTEDVEAWRRFREVGLLDEAAMERRDREALLERASRLEKELFDYQYNMGLLLIEKKEWTSKYEELRQAWEETEEILKREQAAHLIALSEVEKREENLRKALSVEKQCVGELKKALHDLQEEHVLIKKVSDSKLADAKALAAGNEEKSLEVEEKMRVAESKLAEVNMKSSELDMKLNQLEARENLLQRERLSFNTEREAHKATFYKQREDLQEWEKKLRQGEESLCELRRTLNQREEKASEDERVLKKKERDLEEAEKKIDISFAKLKEREVDVNNRLLGLVIKEKEADSLRSTLEIKEKELLALEDKLSARERVEVQELLDEHRTILDAKIQEADFELTEKRKNLEEELRSKADGVRLLETEIFHREEKLGKRELALDRKSDRMKDKEKDLDAKLKVVKEKDKSMKAEQKQLELQKKQLLSDEVSVQLLEDDCEKLRAEIAQQELQIGEESESIKITNNERLEYLRLQAELKQELEKCRHRAEFLLKEAEELEQERERSEKEREVLEEKRAQINKEQKDIVEERERLEKMKYAGGERLKKEENDMQEYAQRELEAIRLEKESFEARKRHEQLVLSEKDENVHIQMVQDFESERCNFETGLINRREEMEKALRGRERAFEVLKERELNTINNLKEVACREREEIESERHAMDKERQEVVKNKEKLEEQQYGIKKDIDELGMLSNKLRKQREQVIRERNYFLSFVEKHKSCTNCGDVTREFVLSDLQPPEMEERETLPSLKISNEFFRNNEGGADASDILNIKRPPSEDLGSNSQGRMSWLRKCTSKIFSISPTRKSQHVSAPAFEEGFPSSPVHADMEERVEGSAVQKAITFSSIPVDQSQVSFGTADDTVDIQHPQSDGIKRDAGGGYAVSVDEPEDSELSELKNRRHKPGRRQKAGPGRTRSVKAVVEDAKLFLGESLKQTEYNSIVQPNDICHNSDESRGINVTKKSDVARKRQRLPTEREQDAGDSEGHSESVTTGGRRKRQQIVAPEEPTPGQKRYNLRRHKIAGLTAATQASSDLMKGEKTADGAAAVEPIQNPETASGLSLGVTSENNKSTDLVQVTTVRSVELSQDKVVRFQTTDVDDQAEAAKSVGITELSEEVNRIPDFEDEAENGSTVHEDEDDYDADELQHPGEVSIGKKIWTFFTT